The DNA window ATCTCGCCGACGCTGATCGAGAGCGAGCTGTTCGGGCACGTGCGCGGCTCGTTCACGGGGGCGTCGCGCGACAGGGCGGGCGCGTTCGAGGAAGCCGACGGGGGGACGGTGTTCCTCGACGAGATCGGTGAGCTGCCGCTGGACATGCAGCCCAAGCTGCTGCGGGCCCTGGCCTCGCGCGAGGTGCGACGGGTGGGCGAGAGCCGGGCGCGCAAGGTGGACATCCGGGTGATCGCCGCGACGAACCGGCGGCTGGAGCGCGAGGTGAACAGCGGGCGGTTCCGGGAGGATCTCTACTACCGTCTGTCGGTGGTGACGGTGCGCGTGCCGCCGCTGCGCGAGCGCAAGGAAGACCTCCCCCTGCTCCTCCAGCACTTCCTGAGCGATCTCGGCGCCCCCGAGCAGATCTCGCTGTTCCCGCCGGACGTGATGGACAAGATGATGCGCTACGACTGGCCCGGGAACGTGCGCGAGCTGCGGAACCAGGTGGAACGCACCGTGGTGCTGGGCGGCGATGCGTTGCTCGCAGGGGCTGAAGCCTCGCCGACGTCGCCCGAAGGCCACCCGGGGGACGCACGGGCGGCGGAGGCCCTCGGAGCCGACATCGAGCGGCCCTTCAAGGAGGCCAAGGAGGCCATGGTCGACCGCTTCGAGCGCGAGTACCTCGTCGCGCTGCTGGCCTGGGCGAGCGGGAACGTGAGCCGCGCGGCGCGCAAGGCGGGGCTGGATCGGATGTACCTGCACCGCTTGCTCCAGCGACACGGGCTGCGGCGAGGGGCGGCGCTGGACTGAAGGCACAGCGCTTCCGTTGGCCAGCCGCGGGGGGGTTGGGCTAGCGTGCCCGCATGAGGGTGAGGCTCCCGTTCTCCGTCGCGTTGCTGGCCGCCACGCTCGTGGTGTCAGGCTGTTCCCAAGAGAAACCGTCGAGCCAGGCGGCTCCTGCGACGAGCGCGTCGGCAGCCTCGACGGCCGCATCGGCCGCATCGGCGGCATCCCCCACCTCCTCGGCGCTCACGGGGGACGCGCCCATCTTCCATCCGGAGCGGGCGAAGGAGCAGGCTCCGGAGACGTACAAGGTCAAGCTCACCACGACGAAAGGGGACGTCGTCATTCAGGTGACGCGCGCGTGGTCCCCTGGCGGCGCCGACAGGTTCTACAACCTGGTGAAGCTCGGGTTCTACGACGGGGTGCGGCTCCACCGGGCGGTGGAGGGGTTCATGGTGCAGTTCGGCGTTCACCCGAACCCGTCGGTGAACGGGGCGTGGTTCAACGCTTTCTTTCCGGACGACAAGCCGGTGAAGAGCAACAAGCGGGGGATGGTGACGTTCGCGATGGCGGGCCCCAACACGCGTACGACGCAGGTGTTCATCAACTACGCGGACAAGAACGCCCGGCTCGACAGCATGGGCTTCGCGCCGTTCGGCGAGGTGGTGGAAGGAATGAGCGTCGTCGACTCCTTCTACAAGGGGTACGGCGAGCTGGCGCCCCAGGGCAAAGGGCCGAACCCGTTCCTGATGCAGCGGGAGGGCGATGCGTACATCGAGAAGAACTTCCCGGAGCTCGACACGATCAAGTCGACCACCCTCCTCTGAGACGTGAATGAGCCGTGAAGCCATCCTGGCGACGGTGAGGTGCAACGTTCTTTCCTCGGCGTGCGTTCCAGGAGTGGAACGCAGCGTCCTGGTCGCACAGCTCACATCATGACGGGGTACTTCAGGGTCGGGCGAGCGACCCCGCTGCGGCTCCGAACAGCCCAAGGTGCTCGTCTCGCGGCGCTCCCGCGCGTCGAGAAACAGCGCATGCCGGGGACACATTGCCGGAGAATGCCCCGCCGCGAGGGTGACCCAAAAATCAAGCTCCCCGGCGCTGGTCCGCCGGAGTAGGGACGCAGGCCGCAGTATGGAGCTCAATTCCTCCCAGCGCGCGGCGGTCGAGCACGATCTGGGTCCGATGCTGGTGCTCGCCGGCGCAGGCTCCGGCAAGACCCGAGTCGTCACCGAGCGCATCGCCAGGCTCCTCCAGCGTGGCGTGTCCGCCCGCTCGATCCTGGCGATGACCTTCACCAACAAGGCATCCGCCGAGATGCACGAGCGCGTCGGAAAGCTCGTCGGCGCGAAACTCGCCCGCGAGCTGACGGTGTGCACGTTCCACCGCTTCGGGCTCGACGTCCTCGGCGCCGAGACGAAAGCGCTGGGGCTGCGGGGGAAGTCGTTCGCAATCTTCGATCAGTCGGACTGCACCGGCGTGATCCGCGAGGTGCTCCGTGAGCTGCGCTCGGGCCGCAACTACGACGTGAACGCGATCCTCGCCCGCATCTCCAACGCCAAGAACGCCTTCGTCGAGGCCGAGGCGTGGGCAGAGTCTCAGCGGAAGGGCAAGGGGCTCGACGAGTACGACGAGATCGCGATGCTCGTGTACCCGCGCTACATCGCCGCGCTGCGGGCCTTCCAGGCGTTCGATTTCGACGACCTCATCTGCGAGGTGGTGCGGCTGTGGCAGCGCCGCCCCGATGTGCTGGAGCGGTGGCGGACGCGCTACCGGTACGTGATCGTCGACGAGTACCAGGACACGAACCACGCGCAGCTCGAACTCTTGCGGCTGCTCGGGGCTCACAAGAACGTGGTGGTCGTCGGCGACGACGACCAGTCGATCTACGCCTGGCGCGGCGCGGACGTGCGCAACATCCTCGATTTCGAGGAGCACTTCACCGGCGCCAAGGTGGTGAAGCTGGAGCACAACTACAGGTCGCGCGCGCCGGTCCTCGACGTGGCGAACGCGGTGCTCGCGCGCTCGGGCGGACGGCGGCACAAGAAGTCGCTGATCGCCACCCGGATGGGCGGTGACAAGGTGCAGCTCGTGGTCTGCACCGACCCCGATGTGGAGTCGAGCTTCGTGGCGACGGAGGCCATGCGCCTCCTGGAGCGCGAGGGGGCGCGCCCCAAGGACATCGCCGTGCTCTACCGCTCGAATCTCCTCTCGGGGCCGATCGAGGCCGCGCTCAAGGAGCGGCAGATCCCGGTGCGGATGATCGGAGGGACCCAGTTCTTCGAGCGCAAGGAGGTGAAGGACCTCATTGCCTACCTGCGGGTCGCGCTGGATCCCGAAGATGAGATGTCGCTACGCCGGATCA is part of the Chondromyces crocatus genome and encodes:
- a CDS encoding peptidylprolyl isomerase — encoded protein: MRVRLPFSVALLAATLVVSGCSQEKPSSQAAPATSASAASTAASAASAASPTSSALTGDAPIFHPERAKEQAPETYKVKLTTTKGDVVIQVTRAWSPGGADRFYNLVKLGFYDGVRLHRAVEGFMVQFGVHPNPSVNGAWFNAFFPDDKPVKSNKRGMVTFAMAGPNTRTTQVFINYADKNARLDSMGFAPFGEVVEGMSVVDSFYKGYGELAPQGKGPNPFLMQREGDAYIEKNFPELDTIKSTTLL
- a CDS encoding sigma 54-interacting transcriptional regulator codes for the protein MQPEILRVPRLELCVEREGGKPTRRAMVLDSDFVRVGAHPSNDLVLSDRLVSRFHCILERSAQGFRVTDVGSLNGIWIGGARVRDADIRPECVIELGESTIRVRDASAVSETELPATLSFGSLWGASLAMRRMFHVLQRVGQSSSDVLIEGENGTGKELIATELVQRSNRAQKPLVIVDCGAISPTLIESELFGHVRGSFTGASRDRAGAFEEADGGTVFLDEIGELPLDMQPKLLRALASREVRRVGESRARKVDIRVIAATNRRLEREVNSGRFREDLYYRLSVVTVRVPPLRERKEDLPLLLQHFLSDLGAPEQISLFPPDVMDKMMRYDWPGNVRELRNQVERTVVLGGDALLAGAEASPTSPEGHPGDARAAEALGADIERPFKEAKEAMVDRFEREYLVALLAWASGNVSRAARKAGLDRMYLHRLLQRHGLRRGAALD
- a CDS encoding ATP-dependent helicase, producing the protein MTQKSSSPALVRRSRDAGRSMELNSSQRAAVEHDLGPMLVLAGAGSGKTRVVTERIARLLQRGVSARSILAMTFTNKASAEMHERVGKLVGAKLARELTVCTFHRFGLDVLGAETKALGLRGKSFAIFDQSDCTGVIREVLRELRSGRNYDVNAILARISNAKNAFVEAEAWAESQRKGKGLDEYDEIAMLVYPRYIAALRAFQAFDFDDLICEVVRLWQRRPDVLERWRTRYRYVIVDEYQDTNHAQLELLRLLGAHKNVVVVGDDDQSIYAWRGADVRNILDFEEHFTGAKVVKLEHNYRSRAPVLDVANAVLARSGGRRHKKSLIATRMGGDKVQLVVCTDPDVESSFVATEAMRLLEREGARPKDIAVLYRSNLLSGPIEAALKERQIPVRMIGGTQFFERKEVKDLIAYLRVALDPEDEMSLRRIINYPSRAIGDVAVSKLGAYATARETSLWVAVTRPHAVHELSTAAIEGCRQLVRIIEATRQRFDRKEPSAEIARALLVDAGFKEDITAGSTSNSVAARRWGNLEGLLNVFARRDDQGKGDRDQFASFLRLLALRQDSEEEEATDRVTLSSMHGSKGLEFPYVFVIGLEEGIMPHQRTLTERATDVAPPGADGDVVGHSIEEERRLFYVAVTRAKDRLYMTYAKHRGSRGKMVARTPSRFLLDVPDELIEEREEEGPQAPELDKTKAGAASVLAALSFNPFSGGEMPLVPRRRP